The Lacrimispora xylanolytica genome has a segment encoding these proteins:
- a CDS encoding ABC transporter substrate-binding protein, producing the protein MRRRKGKLTAAALTIALTTAALTACGGSTGKETTQTTSASESTTAKAEETTEAKGAESSGKYYAADATAKDIVEDAAKKGKVGNWGLGNEYEVQALLSKYGQETGFLSQAFDMDGFDDDSILLASAMTYNELGLVENSYQGGYGYGDSVKFIDMNDEGVAMLEDNIFTTKEFAKANPNTVKAFVRASMKGWEYACANPEEAAKIVFEAGSSVSSDHQAYMAEEVKKLVETDTKGNKVVDLGKLDDEALQQTLDLAKKYIKLNDSAAAEKLQTLTLDDFRDASYWTDAMSDATLGAPEKTDVSIQLKWLPQAQFMGYYVAAAKGYYKDAGLNVTITPGGGDIGETTAVNSGQVDFGVTWDANLIAANAGGMNLVAVSQVYQRSGLVLVYKVNK; encoded by the coding sequence ATGAGAAGACGAAAAGGAAAGTTAACCGCAGCAGCATTAACCATTGCACTTACCACAGCAGCATTGACCGCTTGCGGAGGCAGCACTGGTAAAGAAACGACTCAAACAACATCAGCTTCAGAAAGTACCACAGCAAAAGCAGAAGAGACAACAGAAGCAAAAGGCGCTGAGAGTTCAGGCAAATATTATGCGGCTGATGCCACTGCAAAAGATATTGTGGAGGATGCAGCAAAAAAAGGCAAGGTGGGAAACTGGGGACTTGGCAATGAATACGAGGTTCAGGCTCTCTTAAGCAAATACGGCCAGGAGACCGGATTTTTAAGTCAGGCATTTGATATGGATGGCTTTGACGATGATTCCATTTTATTAGCGTCAGCCATGACCTACAATGAGCTTGGACTGGTGGAGAATTCCTATCAGGGAGGATATGGATATGGAGATTCCGTTAAATTCATTGATATGAATGACGAAGGCGTAGCAATGCTTGAGGATAATATTTTTACCACGAAGGAATTTGCCAAGGCAAATCCAAATACCGTAAAAGCATTTGTCCGCGCCTCTATGAAGGGCTGGGAATATGCCTGTGCCAATCCAGAGGAAGCAGCAAAAATCGTATTTGAAGCAGGCTCCTCCGTATCCAGCGATCATCAGGCTTATATGGCCGAAGAAGTAAAGAAATTAGTGGAAACAGATACAAAAGGAAACAAGGTAGTTGATCTTGGAAAGTTAGATGATGAGGCATTGCAGCAGACGCTTGACCTGGCTAAAAAATACATCAAATTAAACGACAGTGCTGCAGCAGAAAAATTACAGACGTTAACCTTAGACGATTTCCGTGATGCATCTTACTGGACAGATGCCATGAGTGATGCAACACTTGGAGCACCGGAGAAAACGGATGTATCCATTCAGTTAAAATGGCTTCCACAGGCCCAGTTCATGGGATATTATGTGGCAGCAGCAAAAGGCTATTATAAGGATGCAGGATTAAATGTGACCATCACACCAGGCGGTGGTGATATCGGAGAAACAACAGCCGTTAATTCCGGTCAGGTAGATTTTGGTGTGACATGGGATGCAAACCTGATTGCAGCAAATGCAGGCGGTATGAATCTGGTGGCAGTATCTCAGGTTTATCAAAGATCAGGCTTAGTACTGGTGTATAAGGTAAACAAATAA
- a CDS encoding Zn-dependent hydrolase, translated as MIQCDYERMEDKIKTFGRFGDTGKGGITRFSLSEEAIAARTEFVKRMEAIGATVTTDDMANMYATISGTEDLPAIFSGSHMDSVRQGGNYDGILGVLTAMEVAETIVKEKIPHRHPITVIVWTNEEGARFEPAMMSSGVICGKFDKDTMFASKAKDIPELTFGEALEKSGFKGKEENRMDPLKTKALVELHIEQGPVLEAEGIDIGVVEGVCGMINYEFTFTGQAGHAGTTPMKYRKDALYAAVKTIQYLHDELDQLDSKLVYTTGKISAHPNIHTIIPDEVRITLDARHQDPEVIKQVLAVIKKIPSVVEQCKVSYEEAWSRKTVSFTSELVDYVEKSAQECGYSNRRIYSGPGHDAQFAIDIVPTTMIFVPSVGGHSHCEIEYTPVENCLKGANVLLNTILHIDRQ; from the coding sequence ATGATTCAATGCGATTATGAGAGAATGGAAGATAAGATAAAAACCTTTGGACGGTTCGGTGATACGGGAAAAGGAGGAATTACCAGATTTTCCTTATCCGAAGAGGCGATAGCTGCAAGAACTGAATTTGTAAAACGAATGGAGGCAATTGGGGCCACAGTTACCACAGACGATATGGCTAATATGTATGCCACCATTTCCGGCACAGAGGATTTGCCTGCCATTTTCTCTGGCTCTCATATGGACTCGGTGCGTCAGGGGGGAAATTATGATGGGATTTTAGGCGTCTTAACCGCTATGGAGGTGGCTGAGACCATCGTAAAAGAAAAAATACCCCACAGACACCCTATTACAGTCATTGTGTGGACCAACGAAGAAGGGGCAAGATTTGAACCGGCCATGATGTCTTCCGGTGTGATCTGCGGAAAGTTTGATAAAGATACCATGTTTGCTTCCAAAGCAAAGGATATTCCAGAACTGACCTTTGGAGAGGCTTTGGAAAAAAGCGGATTTAAAGGAAAAGAAGAAAACCGTATGGACCCGTTAAAAACAAAGGCTTTGGTAGAGCTTCATATCGAACAGGGCCCTGTATTGGAAGCAGAAGGAATTGACATCGGTGTAGTGGAAGGTGTTTGCGGCATGATTAATTATGAATTTACCTTTACCGGTCAGGCAGGCCACGCAGGAACGACTCCTATGAAGTACCGCAAGGATGCCCTATATGCAGCCGTAAAGACCATTCAGTATCTTCATGATGAGCTGGATCAGCTGGATAGTAAGCTTGTTTATACCACAGGTAAAATTTCTGCTCACCCTAACATCCATACCATTATTCCCGATGAGGTAAGAATCACCCTGGATGCCAGACATCAGGACCCGGAAGTAATCAAGCAGGTGCTTGCAGTGATTAAGAAGATCCCAAGTGTTGTAGAGCAGTGCAAGGTAAGCTACGAGGAAGCCTGGTCCAGAAAGACCGTAAGCTTTACCTCTGAGCTGGTAGATTATGTGGAAAAAAGCGCTCAGGAATGCGGGTATTCCAACCGGAGAATCTACAGCGGTCCAGGGCACGATGCACAGTTTGCCATTGACATCGTTCCCACCACCATGATATTTGTGCCCAGTGTGGGGGGCCATAGCCATTGTGAAATCGAATACACTCCTGTGGAAAACTGTTTAAAAGGAGCAAATGTACTTTTAAATACCATACTTCATATTGACAGACAGTAA
- a CDS encoding ABC transporter permease, with translation MKKKRYLKWEKQSLTTVLYPVIFGILLLILWQTQLLHKMIGADTFALPLPGRILNIILDNGPAIRRNVTATVIVAAGGLFFGSVFGYLLGIIATVFPKWGAGGLSIASAISAVPIIAIAPILNNLTKDFSDDANIRSMFAKTIVVTITCTVAMSINAYRGLNELKPYSLDLMKSYAAGKLTVFLKLRIPNSVPYIFVALRVSVPASIISALVSEYFAEFIIGVGRQIRENIVLAQYATAWAYIVVACAIGIIMYGILLCAEGALLRGRK, from the coding sequence ATGAAGAAAAAAAGATATCTGAAATGGGAGAAACAGTCCCTCACAACTGTTTTATATCCAGTCATATTTGGTATCCTTTTGCTGATTCTATGGCAGACACAGCTGTTGCACAAGATGATAGGAGCTGATACCTTTGCACTGCCTCTTCCGGGAAGGATTTTAAATATTATTCTGGATAACGGGCCAGCCATTAGAAGGAATGTAACAGCCACTGTCATTGTTGCGGCAGGAGGATTATTCTTTGGCTCTGTCTTTGGATATTTACTTGGAATCATTGCTACTGTGTTTCCCAAATGGGGAGCAGGGGGCTTAAGCATTGCATCTGCCATCAGTGCAGTTCCAATCATTGCAATTGCTCCCATACTTAATAATCTGACAAAGGATTTCAGCGATGATGCCAATATAAGAAGCATGTTTGCAAAGACCATCGTGGTTACAATCACCTGTACTGTGGCAATGAGCATCAACGCATACAGGGGATTAAATGAATTAAAGCCTTACAGTCTGGATTTAATGAAAAGCTATGCAGCAGGAAAATTAACGGTCTTTCTAAAGCTAAGAATTCCAAATAGCGTACCTTATATATTTGTTGCCTTACGTGTCAGCGTTCCAGCCAGTATTATCAGCGCCCTGGTCAGTGAGTATTTTGCTGAATTTATTATAGGAGTTGGCAGACAGATCAGGGAAAATATTGTGCTCGCCCAATATGCAACGGCCTGGGCTTATATCGTAGTAGCATGTGCCATTGGAATTATTATGTACGGCATACTGCTTTGTGCGGAAGGAGCTTTGCTGAGAGGAAGAAAATAA
- a CDS encoding ABC transporter permease: MIRMKKILSSKYMVTLVWVIGLIIVWEIGATVIEGTKRSPENVLPHLHQILASVFTTNKVNGTQTAFQIVLSNAGITLLRAGIGFVIGAGLGFVLALVMNLFLPVEKILFPYLMMIQMIPILGMAPIVLAITKDINKSRIIIAAILTFYPVATNTLAGFKSVEKEKHELMYSLAASKFEIYRKLLIPSSLPYFFTGLKISAPMAITAAILVDTLQGGAGLGTALSQSLKHATTIYIFWQIVFLSAMIGILSFYLMVLLEQAISPYKRKKK; this comes from the coding sequence ATGATACGGATGAAAAAAATACTCTCCTCCAAATATATGGTGACCCTGGTTTGGGTTATAGGTTTAATCATTGTTTGGGAGATTGGGGCTACGGTCATTGAAGGAACCAAACGGTCTCCGGAGAATGTGCTGCCTCATCTTCATCAGATCCTGGCTTCTGTTTTTACCACCAATAAGGTGAATGGAACTCAGACCGCATTTCAGATCGTGTTAAGCAATGCGGGAATTACTCTTCTTAGGGCAGGAATCGGGTTTGTCATAGGTGCTGGCTTAGGATTTGTTCTGGCACTGGTCATGAATCTCTTTCTGCCGGTTGAAAAAATATTATTTCCATATCTGATGATGATTCAGATGATTCCTATCCTTGGTATGGCGCCTATCGTCCTTGCCATTACAAAGGACATTAATAAAAGCCGTATCATCATAGCAGCCATACTGACCTTTTATCCCGTTGCCACCAATACCCTGGCAGGTTTTAAATCAGTTGAAAAGGAAAAACACGAACTCATGTATTCTCTTGCAGCCAGTAAATTTGAGATATATCGAAAGCTGCTCATCCCATCGTCTCTGCCTTATTTCTTTACAGGGCTTAAGATATCGGCACCAATGGCGATTACTGCGGCAATTCTGGTAGATACGTTACAGGGCGGAGCAGGTCTTGGAACCGCACTTTCTCAATCCTTAAAGCATGCAACTACCATATATATTTTCTGGCAGATCGTATTTTTAAGCGCCATGATTGGAATCCTCAGCTTTTATCTCATGGTTTTACTGGAGCAGGCGATATCACCTTATAAGAGAAAGAAAAAGTAG
- the smpB gene encoding SsrA-binding protein SmpB yields MGERIKLIANNKKAYHDYFIDEKYEAGIELAGTEVKSMRMGKCSVKESFVRIDKGEVFVYGMNISPYEKGNIFNKDPLRVRKLLLHRAEISKLDGKMATKGYTLVPLQVYFKGSLVKVEIGLARGKKLYDKRDDIAKKDQRRELERDFKVKNLS; encoded by the coding sequence TTGGGAGAACGAATTAAACTAATAGCCAACAATAAAAAAGCCTATCACGACTATTTTATTGATGAAAAATATGAAGCAGGGATTGAACTGGCAGGAACAGAGGTTAAATCCATGCGCATGGGAAAGTGCAGCGTAAAGGAATCTTTTGTTAGAATAGACAAAGGGGAAGTGTTTGTTTACGGGATGAACATCAGCCCTTATGAAAAAGGAAATATCTTTAACAAGGACCCTCTGCGTGTCAGAAAGCTGCTGCTTCATCGGGCTGAAATTTCAAAATTAGATGGGAAGATGGCGACTAAGGGATATACCCTTGTTCCTCTCCAGGTTTATTTTAAAGGCAGTCTGGTAAAGGTGGAGATCGGCCTTGCCAGAGGTAAAAAGCTTTATGACAAAAGAGATGATATAGCAAAGAAGGACCAGCGCAGAGAGCTGGAACGTGATTTTAAAGTAAAGAATCTATCGTAG
- the preA gene encoding NAD-dependent dihydropyrimidine dehydrogenase subunit PreA — MDKLLYKETSLLEEAGGCLLCHEAPCTKACPYELEIDKVIRSYRFENIFGAINRLPEALPCSSCVDKPCLSACLKGKINAPVPIPDMFEKLTSYEKVEKEEVDLSIDFCGIPCENPFFLSSSVVGSNYEMVAKAFDMGWAGVAFKTIGTFVPKEVSPRFDALRKEALPFVGFKNIEQISDHTLEENLAFIRDLKRDYPTKIFVASIMGQTEEEWTYLAKIVTEAGADIIECNFSCPHMASNGLGSDVGQNPELVAAYTKAVKKGTHLPVLAKMTPNIGNMEIPALAAVEAGADGIAAINTIKSIMNVDTDSFVSGPFVSGKTSVGGYSGKAVKPIALRFIHTMKTHPGLTHTPISGMGGIESWKDAFEFMALGCENIQVTTSVMQYGYRIIDDMIEGMKYYLSTHGYKSVKEIVGKALVHTIPADELERDSICYPKFDRNQCVGCGRCYISCYDGGHQALRQDKDTKKPIMDGKKCVGCHLCLLVCPVGAISAGTRVKKRENQPAN, encoded by the coding sequence ATGGATAAATTATTATACAAAGAAACTTCCTTGTTAGAGGAAGCAGGCGGTTGCCTTTTGTGTCATGAGGCGCCTTGTACCAAGGCTTGCCCGTATGAGCTGGAGATTGATAAAGTGATACGCAGCTATCGCTTTGAAAATATTTTTGGTGCCATAAACCGTCTGCCGGAAGCTCTTCCTTGCAGCAGCTGTGTAGATAAGCCTTGTCTGTCGGCCTGTCTAAAAGGAAAAATCAATGCACCAGTTCCCATTCCTGATATGTTTGAAAAGCTCACCTCCTATGAAAAGGTGGAGAAAGAGGAAGTAGACTTATCCATTGACTTCTGCGGTATTCCGTGTGAAAATCCTTTCTTCCTGTCCTCCTCCGTTGTGGGAAGCAATTATGAGATGGTGGCTAAGGCCTTTGATATGGGCTGGGCAGGGGTGGCATTTAAAACCATAGGAACCTTTGTTCCTAAGGAGGTTTCCCCAAGATTTGATGCACTGAGAAAAGAAGCCCTTCCTTTTGTAGGCTTTAAAAATATAGAGCAGATATCCGACCACACTTTAGAAGAAAATCTGGCATTTATCAGAGATTTAAAGCGGGATTATCCCACGAAAATATTTGTTGCTTCCATTATGGGGCAGACAGAAGAAGAGTGGACGTACCTTGCCAAAATCGTGACGGAAGCCGGTGCAGATATTATTGAATGCAATTTTTCCTGTCCTCACATGGCTTCCAATGGATTAGGCTCTGATGTAGGTCAGAATCCGGAATTGGTGGCCGCTTACACTAAGGCAGTAAAAAAAGGAACCCATCTTCCTGTTCTGGCTAAAATGACGCCCAATATTGGTAACATGGAAATCCCTGCCCTTGCTGCTGTAGAGGCAGGAGCCGATGGAATTGCGGCCATTAATACCATTAAGAGTATTATGAACGTAGATACAGATTCCTTTGTATCCGGCCCCTTTGTTTCCGGCAAAACAAGCGTGGGAGGTTACTCTGGTAAGGCAGTTAAACCCATTGCCCTTCGCTTTATCCATACCATGAAGACTCATCCGGGACTGACCCATACACCGATAAGCGGTATGGGTGGAATTGAATCCTGGAAAGATGCTTTTGAATTTATGGCACTTGGCTGTGAAAATATACAGGTCACGACCTCAGTCATGCAGTATGGCTATCGTATCATTGATGACATGATCGAAGGGATGAAATATTACTTAAGCACTCATGGCTATAAAAGCGTAAAAGAAATCGTTGGGAAGGCGCTTGTTCATACCATACCTGCAGATGAGCTGGAACGGGATTCCATTTGTTATCCCAAGTTTGACCGGAATCAGTGCGTGGGCTGCGGACGGTGTTATATCTCCTGTTATGATGGTGGTCATCAGGCCTTAAGACAGGATAAGGATACGAAAAAGCCGATTATGGACGGCAAAAAATGTGTAGGCTGCCATCTCTGCTTGCTGGTGTGTCCGGTAGGTGCAATTTCAGCCGGAACCAGAGTAAAAAAGCGGGAGAACCAACCAGCGAATTAA
- a CDS encoding ABC transporter ATP-binding protein translates to MVNVENIEEEFKERDPALPRETEIKIENLSVKFPDKDGGEPIVALSNVNLEIKQGEFISLLGPSGCGKTTLLRTIADLQEKTSGTISVRGLSPREIRLQKKYGIVFQSPVLYEWRTVRRNVCMPMELLGMPKKDRTKRVTKMLELVGLMEFGQKYPHELSGGMQQRVNIARALAIRPEILLMDEPFSALDEFTKEKLHEDLLRIWQKTNKTILFVTHNIQEAVYLSDRVVVLSPHPGRVSAIVDIDLPRPRPIEMKETQEFNALVSKVRNSFEGV, encoded by the coding sequence ATGGTGAACGTAGAAAATATAGAGGAAGAATTTAAAGAAAGAGACCCAGCCCTTCCCAGAGAAACTGAGATTAAGATTGAAAACCTGAGCGTGAAATTTCCTGACAAAGATGGAGGAGAGCCGATTGTCGCTTTATCCAACGTGAATCTGGAAATCAAGCAAGGTGAATTTATCTCTCTTTTAGGGCCATCGGGATGTGGAAAAACAACCTTACTTCGGACAATTGCCGATTTACAGGAAAAGACGTCAGGGACTATTTCCGTTCGGGGCCTGTCACCAAGAGAGATCCGCCTGCAGAAAAAATATGGTATTGTATTTCAGTCCCCGGTACTTTATGAATGGCGGACGGTACGAAGAAATGTATGTATGCCTATGGAGCTTCTTGGAATGCCCAAAAAGGACCGGACGAAGCGGGTAACTAAAATGCTTGAGCTGGTGGGGCTGATGGAATTTGGACAGAAATACCCTCATGAATTAAGCGGAGGCATGCAGCAAAGAGTCAATATCGCAAGAGCCCTGGCAATTCGTCCGGAGATACTTTTAATGGATGAACCATTTTCAGCCCTTGATGAATTCACGAAGGAAAAACTGCACGAAGATCTTTTGCGCATCTGGCAAAAGACCAATAAAACCATATTATTTGTGACCCATAATATTCAGGAGGCCGTTTATTTATCAGACCGGGTTGTTGTTTTATCTCCACATCCAGGCCGTGTATCTGCCATTGTGGATATTGACCTTCCAAGACCAAGACCCATAGAAATGAAGGAAACCCAGGAGTTTAATGCCTTGGTATCTAAGGTAAGAAACAGCTTTGAGGGGGTATGA
- a CDS encoding trans-sulfuration enzyme family protein encodes MGKKSYKHIYTAFIHGGIYGDERTGAVNVPIYQTSTYEQIHLGQHTGYEYSRTGNPTREALEALIAELEGGVAGFAFASGMAAISAVLTLFHSGDKVIISSNVYGGTFRVLDKIFKNFDIHYSIEDTTDLEALEKSITKEVKAIFIESPANPLLTITDLKAVADLAKNHGILSIVDNTFMTPYLQRPIQLGMDIVVHSGTKYLGGHSDLIAGLVVVNQKELADKLAFIQNATGGILQPFDSFLLIRGIKTLGVRLDRHVENASKIADYLLKHPAVKKIYYPGLKDFPGYEINKKQAKNGGAMLSFELKEEYDIRKFYDGLELIALAESLGGVESLVCHPASMTHASIPYKVRQKVGITEGLIRLSVGIEHVDEIIDDLETAIEAAREN; translated from the coding sequence ATGGGCAAAAAAAGTTATAAGCATATTTATACGGCATTCATCCATGGAGGTATCTATGGAGATGAAAGAACCGGAGCTGTGAATGTACCGATTTACCAGACTTCAACCTACGAACAGATACACCTTGGACAGCATACCGGGTATGAATATTCAAGAACTGGCAATCCAACAAGAGAAGCGCTGGAAGCATTGATTGCGGAGCTGGAGGGAGGAGTGGCTGGTTTTGCATTCGCTTCCGGTATGGCAGCCATTTCTGCGGTATTAACCTTATTTCATTCCGGCGATAAAGTAATAATTTCAAGCAATGTTTATGGAGGAACCTTCCGGGTACTGGACAAAATCTTTAAAAATTTTGACATTCATTACTCCATTGAGGATACTACAGATTTGGAAGCTCTGGAAAAGAGTATCACAAAGGAGGTTAAGGCAATCTTTATTGAGAGTCCGGCCAATCCCCTTTTGACAATTACAGATTTAAAAGCAGTTGCCGATTTAGCAAAAAACCATGGTATTCTATCCATTGTGGATAATACCTTTATGACTCCTTATTTACAAAGACCGATCCAGCTCGGTATGGATATTGTAGTCCATAGTGGGACCAAGTATTTAGGAGGCCACAGTGACTTAATTGCAGGCCTTGTTGTTGTGAATCAAAAAGAATTAGCGGATAAACTTGCATTTATTCAAAATGCGACAGGAGGTATTTTGCAGCCCTTTGATTCCTTTCTACTAATACGTGGTATCAAAACATTAGGGGTTCGTCTTGACAGACACGTAGAGAATGCTTCCAAAATTGCAGATTATCTTTTAAAACATCCCGCGGTTAAAAAGATTTATTATCCGGGCCTTAAAGATTTTCCTGGTTATGAAATCAATAAAAAGCAGGCAAAAAATGGAGGTGCCATGCTTTCCTTTGAATTAAAAGAGGAATATGATATTCGGAAATTCTATGATGGATTAGAGCTGATCGCACTTGCAGAAAGCCTTGGAGGTGTTGAATCATTGGTATGTCATCCCGCCAGCATGACACATGCCTCGATTCCATATAAGGTGCGCCAGAAGGTAGGAATTACGGAAGGTTTGATTCGTTTATCCGTGGGAATTGAACATGTAGATGAAATAATTGATGATTTAGAAACTGCCATAGAAGCAGCCAGGGAGAACTAG
- the hydA gene encoding dihydropyrimidinase → MDLLIKNGTIVTSEETYTGDIAVKDGKIVSIGTDLKVDAKKVVDATGKLVLPGAIDVHTHLAMPFGGTVSADGYLSGTRAAACGGVTTVFDYPIQRKGKGIVETVQERKDMCDAEACVDYAFHCCITDLNGGAILDEFEDAVDYGVTSFKCFLVYKKEGMMVDDGTLVRILKRAKEAGAITNIHAENPDVIDFNIEQFKAEGKTSPWYHYLSRPEFVEAEADKRAVHWAKSVDAPLYIVHMADKEGLEAAVAAKREGHNIFIETCPQYLEFTCDVYKREDGRNFVCSPPMKDQESQDALWKAIMDGSIDTVATDHCPFQSYEKDWGKDDFTKIPNGCAGIENLYPYMLSKANEGKISFNRAVELCASNPAKIFGCTQKGSLTIGKDADIVIYDKEKELTISVDNMHSDYDHTIWEGIKVQGYPVQTYVRGTLVYDEGEFVGTPGFGAFVKREPQKYGLE, encoded by the coding sequence ATGGATTTATTAATTAAGAATGGAACAATTGTAACATCGGAAGAAACCTATACAGGTGATATTGCAGTGAAAGACGGAAAAATCGTAAGCATAGGAACCGATTTAAAGGTAGATGCAAAAAAGGTTGTTGATGCCACAGGAAAGCTTGTTTTACCAGGAGCCATTGATGTACATACGCACCTGGCAATGCCCTTTGGAGGCACGGTTTCAGCAGACGGCTACTTATCAGGAACAAGAGCAGCAGCCTGCGGCGGAGTTACCACGGTCTTTGATTATCCGATTCAGAGAAAAGGAAAAGGGATTGTGGAAACAGTTCAGGAAAGAAAGGATATGTGCGATGCTGAGGCTTGTGTCGATTACGCATTTCACTGTTGTATCACCGATTTAAACGGCGGCGCCATTTTGGATGAATTTGAAGATGCGGTGGATTATGGCGTGACCAGTTTTAAATGTTTCCTTGTTTATAAGAAGGAAGGCATGATGGTAGATGACGGAACCCTGGTTCGCATTCTTAAAAGGGCTAAGGAAGCAGGAGCCATAACTAATATTCACGCAGAGAATCCGGATGTGATCGATTTTAATATTGAGCAGTTTAAGGCAGAAGGAAAAACATCTCCGTGGTATCATTATTTAAGCAGACCGGAGTTTGTAGAGGCAGAAGCTGACAAACGGGCCGTACACTGGGCAAAATCTGTGGATGCACCTCTTTATATCGTTCATATGGCGGATAAGGAAGGGCTGGAGGCTGCTGTTGCAGCAAAAAGAGAAGGTCATAACATCTTCATTGAAACCTGTCCTCAGTATCTGGAATTTACATGTGACGTTTATAAAAGGGAAGATGGAAGGAACTTTGTCTGCTCCCCGCCGATGAAGGACCAGGAGAGCCAGGATGCCCTGTGGAAAGCCATTATGGATGGAAGCATTGATACGGTAGCGACCGACCATTGCCCGTTCCAGAGTTACGAAAAAGACTGGGGAAAAGATGATTTTACAAAGATTCCCAACGGCTGTGCAGGAATTGAGAATCTATATCCTTATATGCTTTCAAAAGCCAACGAAGGGAAGATAAGCTTTAACCGTGCAGTAGAATTATGTGCTTCCAATCCGGCTAAGATTTTTGGCTGTACGCAAAAGGGTTCTCTGACCATTGGAAAGGATGCCGATATTGTCATTTATGACAAGGAAAAAGAGCTGACCATTTCCGTTGACAATATGCATTCAGATTATGATCACACCATATGGGAAGGGATTAAAGTACAGGGGTATCCGGTTCAGACTTATGTGAGAGGAACCTTAGTATACGATGAAGGAGAATTTGTAGGGACTCCAGGTTTTGGAGCCTTTGTAAAACGTGAACCGCAAAAATATGGCTTGGAGTGA
- a CDS encoding iron-containing alcohol dehydrogenase, with translation MATKFMLPGQTMLGADALEHSEDAIKSLGKKAFIVTGKVVTKTGTVSILTGYLDRWNIEHTIFNDITGEPTDEMILAGVTAYKDSNCDFIIGIGGGSPLDSAKAIGAMTALDGDISDYMGQELKGKFPPLVLIPTTAGTGSETTKFTVIKDTKKGIKMLLKGDDLLPEIAIIDPEFTVTAPKSITAATGMDALTHAVESYISKKANALTDTYALSAIKRIFQYLPLAYEDGTNLKAREEMAIAAFEAGVCINNASVTIVHGMSRPIGALFHIPHGISNAMIISECLSYVADGCYDRFAAMARVIGAAKEETDEKEASKAFFAELNKLCAKCHIPAIKEYGIKKEDFEAAFDKMASDAMASGSPSNTRKEIGKEDLLNIYSRLF, from the coding sequence ATGGCAACTAAATTTATGTTACCAGGGCAGACAATGTTAGGCGCAGATGCATTGGAACACAGTGAAGATGCAATCAAAAGTCTGGGAAAGAAAGCGTTTATCGTAACTGGAAAAGTAGTAACAAAGACGGGAACAGTTTCTATACTGACAGGATATCTTGACCGATGGAACATAGAACACACCATATTTAATGACATAACCGGCGAGCCAACGGATGAGATGATTCTCGCCGGAGTAACGGCTTATAAGGATTCCAATTGTGATTTCATCATTGGAATCGGAGGTGGAAGTCCTTTAGACAGCGCCAAGGCGATTGGAGCCATGACAGCGTTAGACGGAGACATCTCTGATTATATGGGACAGGAGCTAAAAGGCAAATTCCCTCCATTGGTACTCATACCCACCACAGCTGGAACCGGCTCGGAAACAACCAAATTCACTGTTATTAAGGATACAAAAAAAGGAATCAAGATGCTGTTAAAAGGCGATGATCTACTGCCTGAAATCGCCATTATTGATCCTGAGTTTACCGTGACAGCACCTAAAAGCATTACGGCTGCCACCGGCATGGATGCCCTGACTCATGCAGTGGAATCTTATATATCCAAAAAGGCAAATGCCCTTACCGATACGTATGCATTATCTGCAATTAAGCGTATTTTTCAGTATCTTCCTCTTGCCTATGAGGACGGAACGAATTTAAAAGCAAGAGAGGAGATGGCAATAGCCGCATTCGAAGCCGGTGTCTGCATTAATAATGCTTCGGTAACCATTGTTCATGGCATGAGCCGGCCCATTGGAGCGCTTTTTCACATACCTCATGGAATCTCCAATGCAATGATTATCTCAGAGTGCCTTTCTTATGTGGCAGATGGCTGTTACGACCGGTTTGCTGCTATGGCCAGGGTAATTGGCGCGGCTAAGGAAGAAACGGACGAAAAAGAAGCCAGCAAAGCATTTTTTGCGGAACTGAATAAGCTTTGCGCGAAATGCCACATTCCTGCCATAAAGGAATATGGAATTAAAAAGGAAGACTTTGAAGCTGCCTTTGATAAGATGGCGAGTGATGCCATGGCAAGCGGAAGTCCTTCCAATACAAGAAAAGAGATAGGGAAAGAAGATTTGTTGAACATATACAGTAGATTGTTTTAA